CTCATCTTCTCGTTTTTCTCACGATGGATAAACTATCAGGCGAGAGGCATATCATCTACCAATGTTGGCGTTCGGTTCCAACTGTTCTTCGCAATGACGTTATAAGGTGAGGCGGTATTCGTGCTAAACAAAGCGGCGCTTACCGCAAATGGTGGCTCGGCTAGATCGGGCGGAGTGGTGGAGCTGCGAGCGCAACCAAGCCGGATTCTTCGCCACCATACAGTCGCTCCGGGAAAACGTGAAAGCGCGGCTGGGGTAGGGCAGGCCAGCCGTTTCAACTGCCTGGCTTCAACTTAGGGTCACCGCAGGGGGTCTACGCGGACGAGTATCCCGAAGCGGGGGTTATCCAGATAGTGTATTTCGCCGGTTCGCAGTCGGCGCGTTTCCACCAGGGCATACTCTCGCCAGCGGGGGGTGTCGCTCAGCGGATTTTCGGGTGTGCCGCTTGTCGGGGCCGGTTCGGTGAGGGCAAGCTGGGTCTGAACATGGATGAAGCGGTTCACGTACACGGTCACGGTTCCGTCCAAGCGATAGGTGGCCGGTGCATCGGTGGCCAGGGTATCACCGGCGACGAAGATCGAAGCGTTGGTGGGGAGGTTGATGGGACGGCCATCGCTGATCCGTACGGCTCGGGCTTGGCTTTCGCCGAGGCCGGGTTGAACCCAGGCCAAGTGCATCACGGGTCGGTAGGCTTTTCCCCGGGCGATGGAGTCCGCATAGCGGGTGAGTTTGTGTTGGCTGGAAGGCAAAAGCGAAAAGGCCCCTCGCCCCGTTTGCTCTGACGCTGGGGTGATCGCGGCGCCCCAGTTGGCACGATCCAGCATGGGCGCCGGCCAATACTCATCCTGCAAGCCGGTTCTGTCCAGGTTTTCGAAGATCACCAACTCGACTTGGTAGTTCTGCCCGAACGCGCTCATCCACGGCGCCATGCCCATCAGCGTGACAGCGAAGACGTGGGCCCAATATCGACTCATCTTCATCGTATTGGCTTGCCGTGCTTGGGTAAACCATGCCATGGATCGGTCCTCTCAGTCGGCTGTGGTCGATTCGGTTTCGATGACCGGCATGGTCCCGGTTTCCAGGCCCTTCAGGACTTGGTCCACCCGCTCCACCCGCTCGGCCGGGGTTTCGGAAGGAATAAGGCAACGCAAGGTATCTTGTCCTTCCAGGCGGAAACGATCCGGTTGTTTTTGAATCAGATCGATGATGATTTCCGGCGCCACGGCGGGTTGCGGTTGGAACTGTATCCGTATCCCTTTCGGCCCGGCATCCAGTTTGCGAATGCCGAGTGTGTTCGCGCGTAACTTGGCTTGGGTGACTTCGAATAAATGTCGGGTGGGTTCGGGCAGCAGGCCGAAGCGGTCAATGAGTTCCACTTGCAGCTCACGCAGGCCATTCTCGTCCTCGGCGTTGGCGATACGCTTGTATAGGATCAGGCGCATGTCTACGTCTGGCACGAATGTGTCGGGCAACAAGGCGGGAATACCCAGATCCACCTCCGCGCCATGTTGCGGACCCTTCGTCAAGTCGGGTAGATCTCCCCGTTTCAGGGCTTTGACCGCCCGATCCAGCAGATCCTGATACAGCGAGAATCCCACCTCTTGAATATGGCCGCTTTGTTCTGCGCCCAGCAGTTCGCCGGCGCCGCGAATTTCCAAATCGTTGGTGGCGAGCGTAAATCCGCTGCCCAATTCGCCCAGCGATTCGATCGCTTCCAGGCGTTTGGCGGCATCGGGGGTGATGGCTTCGCGCGGCGGGGCTAGCAGATAAGCATAAGCCCGGTGATGAGAGCGCCCCACGCGCCCGCGGAGCTGGTGGAGCTGGGCCAGTCCCAGCCGGTCGGCCCGGTTGATGATGATCGTGTTGGCGGTGGGAATATCGATACCGCTCTCGATGATCGTGGAACACACCAGAATGTTCGCCCGGCGATGGTAGAAATCGAGCATGGTTTGTTCCAGCGCGCGCTCGGGCATTTGGCCGTGGGCCACCAGTACCCGCCCTTGGGGGACCAACTCCTCGATGCGGTGCGCCATGCGTTCGATGGTTTGCACTTCGTTGTGCAGAAAAAACACTTGCCCGCCGCGTTTGATCTCGCGCTGGCAGGCTTCCACGATCAGGGCATCGTCCCATTCGCTGACGAAGGTGCGCACCGCCGCCCGTTCGACCGGCGGCGTGGCGATAATGGACAAGTCGCGTAATCCCGCCATGCTCATGTTCAGGGTTCGGGGAATCGGGGTTGCTGTGAGGGTGAGTATATCCACCTCGGCCCGGAGATTTTTCAGTTTCTCCTTGTGCCGCACGCCGAACCGGTGTTCTTCGTCGATGACCACCAAGCCCAGGTTGTGGAAACGAATATCGCTGCCTAACAACTTGTGTGTGGCGATGACGACGTCCACCTGACCGGAAGCAAGTCCTTCCATCACGGCTTTTTGTTGTTTGCTTCCGTGCATGCGGGATAGGACATCCACTCGAATCGGCCAGTCGGCGAAGCGGTCTCGAAAGTTTTGGTGATGTTGTTGGGCCAACAGCGTAGTGGGCACGAGCACGGCCGCTTGTCGACCGGCATGGGCGGCCACGAAGGCGGCACGCATCGCCACCTCTGTTTTGCCGAAGCCCACATCGCCACAGACCACCCGATCCATGGGGTTGGGCGAGGTCAGATCCTGGATGACCGCTTCAATGGTTTGCAGCTGATCGGGCGTTTCTTCAAACGGAAACTGGGCCGCGAAGCTGCGGTAGGCTTCGGCATCCAGGGTGATGGGGTCCCGGCGGTTGGCGGCTCGGCGCGCTTGTACCTCCAGTAGCTCGGCAGCGACGTCGTAGGCCTTTTGTGCCGCTTTGCGTCGCGCCCGTTCCCATTGCTCGCTGCCCAGGCGATGCAGGGGGGCGTGTTCGGGGTCGGTGCCGGTGTAGCGGCTGATCAGATGCAGAGCCGATACCGGCACGTAAAGCTTGTCGCCA
This genomic interval from Pseudomonadota bacterium contains the following:
- a CDS encoding CsiV family protein, translated to MAWFTQARQANTMKMSRYWAHVFAVTLMGMAPWMSAFGQNYQVELVIFENLDRTGLQDEYWPAPMLDRANWGAAITPASEQTGRGAFSLLPSSQHKLTRYADSIARGKAYRPVMHLAWVQPGLGESQARAVRISDGRPINLPTNASIFVAGDTLATDAPATYRLDGTVTVYVNRFIHVQTQLALTEPAPTSGTPENPLSDTPRWREYALVETRRLRTGEIHYLDNPRFGILVRVDPLR
- the mfd gene encoding transcription-repair coupling factor, which codes for MANLKHPELPGSAGEEAIWSGLRGSAASLALARAASQHEGVLCVITADARTAEMVETELKFYASEHPFPVLRLPDPETLPFDIFSPHPDIISERLETLYHLPQLRQGILVVAIGTLMQYVPPCEYVTGYSLVVDVGERIDRDALARQLEAAGYTHNSQVVEHGDFAIRGSLLDVFPMGAMQPYRIDLFDEEVESIRAFNPETQISEDPVNRVRVLPAREFPLEEAAIKQFRQRYRARFEGNPQNSLVYRDVSAGLAPGGIEFYLPLFFEQTASVFDYLPEHTTLVLDPDIEGILDANWQQITERYEQRRHNVERPILRPDEVFLDGAYFRQRTERLPRVRLALDSPTHEHTSFDSEDPPSLLLNPRASAPARELADFIDTYPGRVLLAAESAGRREALLDTLAEHRLKPKRYGDWAAFLQDDQPLGITIAPLERGLLLADTSIITEPQLFGERVRQRRRAKAARDPASIIRNLTDLSVGSPVVHEDHGVGRYLGLQKLTVGGNEAEFLALEYASGDKLYVPVSALHLISRYTGTDPEHAPLHRLGSEQWERARRKAAQKAYDVAAELLEVQARRAANRRDPITLDAEAYRSFAAQFPFEETPDQLQTIEAVIQDLTSPNPMDRVVCGDVGFGKTEVAMRAAFVAAHAGRQAAVLVPTTLLAQQHHQNFRDRFADWPIRVDVLSRMHGSKQQKAVMEGLASGQVDVVIATHKLLGSDIRFHNLGLVVIDEEHRFGVRHKEKLKNLRAEVDILTLTATPIPRTLNMSMAGLRDLSIIATPPVERAAVRTFVSEWDDALIVEACQREIKRGGQVFFLHNEVQTIERMAHRIEELVPQGRVLVAHGQMPERALEQTMLDFYHRRANILVCSTIIESGIDIPTANTIIINRADRLGLAQLHQLRGRVGRSHHRAYAYLLAPPREAITPDAAKRLEAIESLGELGSGFTLATNDLEIRGAGELLGAEQSGHIQEVGFSLYQDLLDRAVKALKRGDLPDLTKGPQHGAEVDLGIPALLPDTFVPDVDMRLILYKRIANAEDENGLRELQVELIDRFGLLPEPTRHLFEVTQAKLRANTLGIRKLDAGPKGIRIQFQPQPAVAPEIIIDLIQKQPDRFRLEGQDTLRCLIPSETPAERVERVDQVLKGLETGTMPVIETESTTAD